A genome region from Natronobeatus ordinarius includes the following:
- a CDS encoding thiolase domain-containing protein: protein MSDVRVAGVGLTEFGSSPERTGRDLFAEASIEAFEDAGVPREDVEALFYGNFMGELAEHQGHQGPLMAEAAGVHAPATRLESACASGGVAVREAVSRIRNGEHDVVLVGGAERMTNLGTGGATEALAIAADDLWEVRAGVTFPGAYALMAQAYFEEFGGEREDLAHVAVKNHENAVPNEKAQYRRAIEVDDVLEAPMVSAPLGLYDACPISDGAAAVVLTSEAYAAEHDLEAPVAITGSGQGGDRIALQDRTHLSQSPAAREAGAEAYADAGISAADVEVAEVHDCFTIAEVLALEALDLAPVGEGITAARDGLTTADGDLPVNLSGGLKAKGHPVGATGAAQVAELTALLRGDHPNSDHVDDATVGLTHNAGGTVASAVVHVLEVVA, encoded by the coding sequence ATGAGCGACGTACGAGTAGCCGGCGTCGGCCTCACGGAGTTCGGGAGTAGTCCCGAGCGAACGGGGCGTGACCTCTTCGCGGAGGCGAGTATCGAGGCGTTCGAGGATGCAGGCGTTCCGCGTGAGGACGTCGAGGCGCTCTTCTACGGCAACTTCATGGGCGAACTGGCCGAACACCAGGGCCACCAGGGACCGCTGATGGCCGAGGCGGCGGGCGTGCACGCCCCCGCGACGCGGCTCGAGTCAGCCTGCGCGTCTGGCGGGGTGGCCGTCCGCGAGGCAGTCAGCCGAATCCGCAATGGCGAGCACGACGTCGTCCTCGTCGGCGGCGCCGAACGCATGACCAACCTCGGCACCGGCGGCGCGACCGAAGCGCTCGCCATCGCCGCCGACGACCTCTGGGAGGTTCGCGCGGGCGTGACCTTCCCCGGTGCGTACGCGCTGATGGCCCAGGCGTACTTCGAGGAGTTCGGCGGCGAGCGCGAGGACCTCGCCCACGTCGCCGTCAAGAACCACGAGAACGCCGTCCCGAACGAGAAGGCCCAGTATCGGCGCGCGATCGAGGTCGACGACGTCCTCGAGGCGCCGATGGTTTCTGCACCACTCGGCCTCTACGACGCCTGTCCAATCTCCGACGGCGCCGCAGCGGTCGTCCTCACGAGCGAGGCCTACGCCGCCGAACACGACCTCGAGGCCCCCGTCGCAATCACCGGCTCGGGACAGGGCGGCGACCGGATCGCCCTTCAGGACCGAACGCATCTCTCGCAGTCGCCTGCAGCCCGCGAGGCGGGCGCGGAGGCGTACGCCGACGCCGGGATCAGTGCCGCGGACGTCGAGGTCGCTGAGGTCCACGACTGCTTCACGATCGCCGAGGTACTCGCTCTCGAGGCGCTGGACCTCGCGCCCGTCGGCGAGGGGATCACGGCCGCTCGAGACGGGCTGACGACCGCCGACGGCGACCTCCCGGTGAACCTCTCGGGCGGGCTGAAAGCCAAGGGTCACCCCGTCGGCGCGACCGGTGCGGCGCAGGTCGCCGAGCTGACGGCACTGCTCCGCGGGGACCACCCCAACAGCGACCACGTCGACGACGCGACGGTCGGCCTGACGCACAACGCGGGTGGGACGGTCGCGAGTGCGGTCGTTCACGTACTGGAGGTGGTCGCATGA
- a CDS encoding Zn-ribbon domain-containing OB-fold protein, with protein MSDARDAGYDDWLEAVEEGEPYYLECPEGHGSLPPRRVCPDCGATDLEETPLPAAGEIATFTITHVPTPSFADDAPYVVGVADFGPVRITGQVVGVDPTAVETGTAVELEVATSETTGDRVLALRPR; from the coding sequence ATGAGCGACGCACGAGACGCCGGCTACGACGACTGGCTCGAGGCCGTCGAGGAGGGCGAGCCCTACTATCTCGAGTGTCCCGAGGGGCACGGCTCGCTGCCGCCCCGTCGCGTCTGTCCCGACTGTGGCGCGACCGACCTCGAGGAGACGCCGCTGCCGGCGGCGGGCGAAATCGCGACGTTCACGATCACGCACGTTCCGACGCCATCGTTCGCCGACGACGCGCCCTACGTCGTCGGCGTCGCCGACTTCGGCCCCGTGCGGATCACCGGCCAGGTCGTCGGGGTCGATCCGACGGCCGTCGAGACGGGGACGGCCGTCGAACTCGAGGTTGCGACGTCGGAGACGACGGGCGATCGAGTGCTGGCGCTCCGACCGCGGTAG